The DNA sequence CCAGGGATGAAGGCTCATGTGATGGAGACCaagcagagggaggcagaagggccTTCCCACTCTGCCAGCTTCCTGGGGCCGTGCATCTCCTCCCCCTGGTACAGTTCTTTATCGGCTTACACTGCCAGGCTCTGCACGATCTGGCAGCAGTCAAGAGAAGTGGAGCGCCTGCGGACTCACCGACAAGTTCCTCCTACGTGAGCTCTGGGGGAGAGGCCAGCCTTGAGGACTCACTTTGCAACCTGGAAGGCTTCTCTGTGGCTTCACTTAGTGTTCTTCAGCACCTGGTGTGCCACAGCGGAGCGGTCGTCCACCTATTACTATCAGATGCAGGGGTGGATTCTGCCGCTGGGGAAGGAAACCAGAGTCTGGTTCACAGACAAGATCATGGGGATGTGTCCTCAGTCCCAAGGGGGCTTACCGATGACCAAGGCCAGCATCCACTACTGAAGATGCTTCTTCACCTGTTGACTTTCTCTTCTGCAGCAACAGGTCACCTTCAAACCAGTGTCCTGAGCCAGTGTCTTAAGATTTTGGTGAAATTAGCTGAAAATGCTTCCTTTGATTTCCTGCCCAGGTATAACACTGCATGGCAGTCATGATTCTTTGCAGGTCTCACCTGACCTCTTGAGGTCTATCCTGTGGCCCTTATACTTTGCCCACATCTTAGCTATACTGCTCAGGGCTAAGCCTTGGTTTTGTGTCCTGAGGCTTTGTTCAGGGTGTTCTGAAGTGATGGAAAGTGGGGCCAGGTGTTAGGAGAACCAAGGAAGTGGTTTACTTGGCTGAATTCTGCCTCTGTACAGCAGGTAAGCAAAAGACACATGTAATGAAAGGCTTTTAAGACATTATGGAAAAGTGTCCTGCCCCCAGGACAAAGACTGAACCCAGAGCCTTGAACCTAGGCCGTGGATCAGGTGAAGACCATGTATCACACCACATTTAAGTTTGGTGGGGTTCCCTAAGGAGCAGAGGGTGTGGGCAGCCCATAAGCTGACCTTACTGGGAATCTGCTCATCCTCATTGTGCCCGACTCTGGCACAAGCCATAAGTTACCTGTTCCTTCTAAGGTTTGTTGGAAGTGGTTGTATAGTGAACCTAGCTCATGAACACTATTGTCATAAATTCTTAACTTGGGATTCCAGAGCCTCAAGACTGGGAGGAACTGTAAACACCATCCAGCCCATCTCCTCATCCAAAAATCCTGTCTCCCCCCTCAGCATGCCACCAAGAGGCCAGTTCTATTTGGATCAACTTTGCTGGCTGCACTTACCTTAAGCTTTTGTCTCTGAGCTTAGCATACTTGTTTCCCTAAAACACTTCTGGATCCTGGTTTCCTTCTGAAGATATTCCAGCTGGTATGGTCCATCCTAGGGGTGGTCCTCAGAGCCGGGCACAGTACTGCAGTGTACTGTGGGCGACACAATAGGTACAGAACTGTCACGTGTCTGGCACGGACCTACCTCATGGTGGCTGGTTGCTTGtttcatatttgttgaatgaattccaGGAAGCACTTTATTACCAGTTCTCTTGGTAGATACACCATCATTCCCTTTCTGTTGGGTTTGTCCACAAGGACATGAAAAAACAGCTATTTGATGGATGCTTTCCATAGGCCAGACAGATGCCTCTGTTCACCAGCTCATGTGACACCCTCAGAGCCCTGCATCCTCACacctagcatggagcctggctCACTGTAAGCACTCAGTATTTGCTGTACGAATAGAGAGAACATACAGGGCGAGTTTCCAGCTGGTCTCCTTGACTTGCCCTTGATCACGGCCTGGCACCACCTCCCACTCAGTGCTTCAGAATTCCTACATCTTGCAGGAGGATCCCCACTACCACACAGCTTCCTGCTCACCTTGGAGTGAAAGCTAAGGACACATGCCACCAAAGCTCTAAAGCAGTATGTGATGCAGCACAAGCAGCCAGGCAGGCAGCAGTCTTGGAAAGGGCACCTTTGCCTACCCGGGCTTGAGGACAAATCATCCCCTCAGACCCACGTCTTCCTACCGTATCTGGTGTAGCCATGGTCCTGGGTCATTTCCAGGGTACTGGGATGGCAGGGGCTTTTGAGCAGAGGTCTCATCCCCAGCTTCAAACAGAACAGTAGGACTATTCTCTATTGTGTGTTTGGGGgttctgaaaaaaaaacttttttttctgctatccaaaaataatttagaaaccaCTGCGTCATATATAAAGATGGATTTTTCTTGCAGATAGTTTCAGGGACTTTAGTGGATTACAGACCATTCTAATGACGAAATTGAGTAACCACCAGGTTAAATCCCAGTCTCCCGCAAATTTCCACACTCTGATGGCTGAAAACATTCAGCTTACCCACTGTACAGGATTTGCTCTAAAATGATTTCACCCCAAATAACGAGGCCTTGCTTCCTAATGGCATACTGAGAAATACTCTTAACCCTTGACGGCATGTGCTAAGACACTGCAGATGCATGAAGGGGAACACATGTAGAATTGCCCTCTCCCCATCCACAAGGCTATGTGGGTTGAACAAATAGCAGTGGTTGTCTTGGGACTTGGTTCCTTAGTTCTCTTTGCCCGTGAGACCTTGGAGAGGGTGTGCCCAGAGCCCAACACCCGTGCACACCCAAAGTGAGCACCTTCTCATAATTGGTAACAGGGGAGCTGGTATTTGCAAAAACAGTCTGCCAGCAAGCAAGGGGTCTCGTAAGATCCAACCATAGCCAAGTACACATTTGTCACTTCTGGAACCTGGCCAGCCCTCTGGTAGTAGGCTTATAACATTCACACTCGTTAAGACCTCCCTCCCTATTTGGGAACAGAGGCAAGAAAGAGCCCAGGAGAGTGTGgaagccaggcaccccaggtccaGGGAAGCATCCCCCATTTACAGGTGGCACTGGGCCTGGCAAGGGCCTGTCCTCTCTAAGCCACGGCAATATCACGGTGAAGGCTAGTACCCACTGGTTCACAGGAAACAGATATCCCAGCAAGTATGTGGTGGTTGGCCAGCATTTGAAGCCGGGTCCGAACCACAGCTCCTCCTTGTACCTGCCTGCTCAAAATTTCCCATTGGCTCTGGTGAAAAGTGAGGATGGTTGTGGGATTGGGGTGCCAGTGTCCCGTTTCTCTGGGCCCCTGTGCTTTAGGTTCCAGTGTGTGTTCCGGGTACTGCCGCAGTGCCTCAGCCCCGAGAGCCCCCTGCCCAGCGTGCTACTGACTGTTGAGCTCCTTTCCCTCCTGGTGGACCACGAGAAGCTCGCGCCTCAGCTCTGCTCCCCCTCAGGTAAAGCAGGGCAGGGGGGATGGGGGTTGGGCGGCTCCTGCAGGTTGGAGGGAAGGGTGGTGGCAGGGACAGTTCAGAGGCCTCCTGAGGGCTTCTGCAGCTTGTGCCCTGGGCTCTGGGTAAGAAGGGGACCCTGAATGAGAGGTGGGGCGTCCTTTTCAGAAGgctgcctcctcctgctgctgtaCATGTACATCACGTCAAGGCCTGATAAAGTGGCCTCGGAGACACAGTGGCTTCAACTAGAGCAAGAGGTAAAAACTCCAGAgcctcaccaccccaccccacccaagggCCACTGTTCCTCCTTCTTCTGGGGAGAATGGAGTCTTAATGCATTTTGGTAGCAAGAGTTTACCTAGCTGCTAAGAAGGTGAACTCAGTTTGGGGGCTCCATACTACACAGGTACAATACAGGTGGACCCCAGGGTGTCCCAGCACTTGGCAGGGCTGCCTAATAACTGGCCCTACCCTGGCTTGGGGCCTGGAGGCAGGTGGGTTGCTGGTGAGACAGGTATTGATCCTGAGTCTAGCCTGAGAAGGCCCCACACCGTTCCTTGGATGTCACTGTGTGGACAGGCGGCTGCTAAGGGAACCTGGAGCACTTGTAGGAGGAGCCTGAGAAAGCCCTCACTGTGATCAGGCTCTCGTTCTGCCACGGATGGAACAGTCTGCTCTTGTTCTAGGCCGTGTGGCTCCTGGCTAAGCTTGGTGTGCAGAGCCCTGCCTCCCCAGTCACTGGCTCTGTCTGCCAGTGCAACGTGGAGGTGAGTGCACGGGCCAACGGCATGGCAGCTCCGTCGGGGCGGGGGAAGGTGACCCTATGCAAGCACGCCCCTGCTCCTTGTAACCCTGGTGCCACCGCTCGGAGCCCTCCTTACCTGGGGTGGTTAGGAAAGGTGCTGTCCAGCTGAGCAAGCTGTTAGGGTGCAGGAACCCTGAGATGTGGCCTCAGTCTTTGCCCTCTCCCTAGGTGGTCAGAGCACTCACAGTGATGCTGCACAGACAGTGGCTGACAGTGCGGAGGGCGGGGGAGCCCCCGAGGACTGAGCAGCAGAAGCGGACTGTGCGGTGTCTGCGGGACACGGTGTTGCTGCTGCACAGCCTCTCCCAGAAGGACAAGCTCTTCACTGTGCACTGTGTGGAGGTCCTACATCAGTATGACCAGGTGATGCCAGGGGTCAGCATGCTGATTCGAGGGCTTCCTGATGTGACAGACTGTGAAGGTAAGCCGGCAGGAGGacccctgcctgccccagcccACATGCGGGGGTTTCCCTGAAGTTCACGGACAAGTCAGACTTCCTGGCCTTAAGTCAGCAGTCCTCTCTCCACGCAGCCTTTGCTGGCACTGGGGTCGCACTTGTCTTACTGCTCTGGGTCTTCTCTGAGCTTATCAGGCTGCCTTTTGCTTGTATCTGTTGAGTTGGCCTAGCAGAGCCACAGTTTTTCCAGAAACATCGCTGTCTGAATTGCCTTTGTATCACTTTGCTTGCAGTAGCTGAGGGAGCAAGGCCTGGGCGTGGAAGGGACTGGTTAGTTCCTGCGGGCGTGGGGGAGGAGCGGTGGGTCTCCCCACAGTGCCCGGCACCTCCAGGCCTTCACCACACAACCCTCTTCTCTTGGCTCAGAGGCAGCCCTGGATGACCTGTGTGCCACTGAAACGGATGCGGACGACCCTGAGATGGACTGTAGCTGAGGCCAGTGAGCATGGAGCCACATAGTGGCACCAGAACCACTACTTTCCTCACCGCAGCAACTGATTAAAAGCAGTGACAGGCTGTTTGAGAACACACCAGCCTTTTGATGTTTCCTGAGTCTGATCTGTGTCGGCTGAGTGGGAGGGATGGTGCAGGAGCCAGACCCAGGGAAGGCTAGAGCTGAGAGCCTGTCCCCATAGTAACAAATCTGCCCTGAGGAaggagccctgccctgcctgtggAATTGTCCTGAGTCATCGCTTTGGGCTGAGGCCATGGGAAGAAACCATCCTGTGGCAGGGGAGGAGACAGCCGTCAGCCCTGGCCTATACCAGGGAGACCTGAGAAAGTGGGGCCAAGGAGTGGGTGCAAAGTGGCCACAGCAGGGGTTCCCGGCAGGCGTGAGTCCTGGAGCTAGCCTTCCCTGATGGCCTGGGCACACTGCCCTCATCCTCTGGGCTGGTTCTCATGGTATGAGGGCTCTGGCACATTGTGCCAGCCAGCAGGCCCACAGCTGTAGGTCTGAGGCCTTCAGGGAGTCACgaggggggaggctggggaggggcagacctgGCAGGCTGACAAGCAGGGCGGGCCTCGATCAGGACAGCCCATAGGCGGGCTCACGCTAAGTTTCGCTTCCCGCCACTGCTGCCAGCAGCAAGAACCAGCCAGACTGCACTCCGAGTCATTGCTGCCTGCCTGCTACTCGGTAAGTGAGGACCCCTACGGGGATGGGGCAGGGTGGGAaggccccacccccccacccccccacccaggcccagACTAGGTGGGCGCTAGGGGAGGAGCCAAGCCTTCCCCCAGACAGTTGACTGTGCTGGTCCCCCTTAGGAAGCCACCCCACCTTCTCTGGCTTCCTGCTCTGGAAACGGGTCTTAGAGCTCACCGACAGTGCCTGCCTGAGCAGAGAAGGCCAAAGATGTGTTcctgcccgccccacccccacctgcctcaGCTCTTTCCACTGGGCACTCATatagccctccccaccccatgctccTCCCCAGGCTCGGCAGCAGGTACCCACCATGGGCTCGCAGGCCCCACCGCCGGGTCCCGTGCAGACCCTTATCTTCTTGGACCTGGAGGCCACTGGCCTGCCTTCCTCCCGGCCCAAGGTCACGGAGCTGTGCCTGCTAGCCGTCCACAGATGTGCCCTGGAGAGCCCACCCACCCCTCAGGGGCAGCCTCCCACAGTGCCCT is a window from the Leopardus geoffroyi isolate Oge1 chromosome A2, O.geoffroyi_Oge1_pat1.0, whole genome shotgun sequence genome containing:
- the LOC123605626 gene encoding ATR-interacting protein isoform X4 — its product is MKAMEEEVLIKNGEIKILRDSLHQTESILEEQRRSHFLLEQEKTQVLSDKEKEFSKKLQSLQSELQFKDAEMNELRTKLQSSERANKLAAPSILHASPRKSPSVAIKPEACSPQFGKPSFPTKESFSANMSLPHPFQTEPGYKSLVGREVVENKSHNLGGDPIKQEESQKRLVDSWMQRSNTQGSILINLLLKEPLIPRSSLGLCHLLSSCFEAPTSTLLQPLGYGSTLTGISSLRTTGSRDGSFPHLALREAQNLALTGLNLVARDEGSCDGDQAEGGRRAFPLCQLPGAVHLLPLVQFFIGLHCQALHDLAAVKRSGAPADSPTSSSYVSSGGEASLEDSLCNLEGFSVASLSVLQHLVCHSGAVVHLLLSDAGVDSAAGEGNQSLVHRQDHGDVSSVPRGLTDDQGQHPLLKMLLHLLTFSSAATGHLQTSVLSQCLKILVKLAENASFDFLPRFQCVFRVLPQCLSPESPLPSVLLTVELLSLLVDHEKLAPQLCSPSEGCLLLLLYMYITSRPDKVASETQWLQLEQEAVWLLAKLGVQSPASPVTGSVCQCNVEVVRALTVMLHRQWLTVRRAGEPPRTEQQKRTVRCLRDTVLLLHSLSQKDKLFTVHCVEVLHQYDQVMPGVSMLIRGLPDVTDCEEAALDDLCATETDADDPEMDCS
- the LOC123605626 gene encoding ATR-interacting protein isoform X1, which encodes MAGTPAPGSRRRSGLPAPSSGPPPSTGHPPSKRARGFPAAAAPDPEDPFGAHGDFTADDLEELDTLASQALSQCPAAPRDVSNVHKVPRLDGMSKTPAGKNREYVPVKENFELEVLQAQYKELKEKMKAMEEEVLIKNGEIKILRDSLHQTESILEEQRRSHFLLEQEKTQVLSDKEKEFSKKLQSLQSELQFKDAEMNELRTKLQSSERANKLAAPSILHASPRKSPSVAIKPEACSPQFGKPSFPTKESFSANMSLPHPFQTEPGYKSLVGREVVENKSHNLGGDPIKQEESQKRLVDSWMQRSNTQGSILINLLLKEPLIPRSSLGLCHLLSSCFEAPTSTLLQPLGYGSTLTGISSLRTTGSRDGSFPHLALREAQNLALTGLNLVARDEGSCDGDQAEGGRRAFPLCQLPGAVHLLPLVQFFIGLHCQALHDLAAVKRSGAPADSPTSSSYVSSGGEASLEDSLCNLEGFSVASLSVLQHLVCHSGAVVHLLLSDAGVDSAAGEGNQSLVHRQDHGDVSSVPRGLTDDQGQHPLLKMLLHLLTFSSAATGHLQTSVLSQCLKILVKLAENASFDFLPRFQCVFRVLPQCLSPESPLPSVLLTVELLSLLVDHEKLAPQLCSPSEGCLLLLLYMYITSRPDKVASETQWLQLEQEAVWLLAKLGVQSPASPVTGSVCQCNVEVVRALTVMLHRQWLTVRRAGEPPRTEQQKRTVRCLRDTVLLLHSLSQKDKLFTVHCVEVLHQYDQVMPGVSMLIRGLPDVTDCEEAALDDLCATETDADDPEMDCS
- the LOC123605626 gene encoding ATR-interacting protein isoform X2, translating into MAGTPAPGSRRRSGLPAPSSGPPPSTGHPPSKRARGFPAAAAPDPEDPFGAHGDFTADDLEELDTLASQALSQCPAAPRDVSNVHKVPRLDGMSKTPAGKNREYVPVKENFELEVLQAQYKELKEKMKAMEEEVLIKNGEIKILRDSLHQTESILEEQRRSHFLLEQEKTQVLSDKEKEFSKKLQSLQSELQFKDAEMNELRTKLQSSERANKLAAPSILHASPRKSPSVAIKPEACSPQFGKPSFPTKESFSANMSLPHPFQTEPGYKSLVGREVVENKSHNLGGDPIKQEESQKRLVDSWMQRSNTQGSILINLLLKEPLIPRSSLGLCHLLSSCFEAPTSTLLQPLGYGSTLTGISSLRTTGSRDGSFPHLALREAQNLALTGLNLVARDEGSCDGDQAEGGRRAFPLCQLPGAVHLLPLVQFFIGLHCQALHDLAAVKRSGAPADSPTSSSYVSSGGEASLEDSLCNLEGFSVASLSVLQHLVCHSGAVVHLLLSDAGVDSAAGEGNQSLVHRQDHGDVSSVPRGLTDDQGQHPLLKMLLHLLTFSSAATGHLQTSVLSQCLKILVKLAENASFDFLPRFQCVFRVLPQCLSPESPLPSVLLTVELLSLLVDHEKLAPQLCSPSGCLLLLLYMYITSRPDKVASETQWLQLEQEAVWLLAKLGVQSPASPVTGSVCQCNVEVVRALTVMLHRQWLTVRRAGEPPRTEQQKRTVRCLRDTVLLLHSLSQKDKLFTVHCVEVLHQYDQVMPGVSMLIRGLPDVTDCEEAALDDLCATETDADDPEMDCS
- the LOC123605626 gene encoding ATR-interacting protein isoform X3; translated protein: MAGTPAPGSRRRSGLPAPSSGPPPSTGHPPSKRARGFPAAAAPDPEDPFGAHGDFTADDLEELDTLASQALSQCPAAPRDVSNVHKVPRLDGMSKTPAGKNREYVPVKENFELEVLQAQYKELKEKMKAMEEEVLIKNGEIKILRDSLHQTESILEEQRRSHFLLEQEKTQVLSDKEKEFSKKLQSLQSELQFKDAEMNELRTKLQSSERANKLAAPSILHASPRKSPSVAIKPEACSPQFGKPSFPTKESFSANMSLPHPFQTEPGYKSLVGREVVENKSHNLGGDPIKQEESQKRLVDSWMQRSNTQGSILINLLLKEPLIPRSSLGLCHLLSSCFEAPTSTLLQPLGYGSTLTGISSLRTTGSRDGSFPHLALREAQNLALTGLNLVARDEGSCDGDQAEGGRRAFPLCQLPGAVHLLPLVQFFIGLHCQALHDLAAVKRSGAPADSPTSSSYVSSGGEASLEDSLCNLEGFSVASLSVLQHLVCHSGAVVHLLLSDAGVDSAAGEGNQSLVHRQDHGDVSSVPRGLTDDQGQHPLLKMLLHLLTFSSAATGHLQTSVLSQCLKILVKLAENASFDFLPRFQCVFRVLPQCLSPESPLPSVLLTVELLSLLVDHEKLAPQLCSPSEGCLLLLLYMYITSRPDKVASETQWLQLEQEAVWLLAKLGVQSPASPVTGSVCQCNVEVVRALTVMLHRQWLTVRRAGEPPRTEQQKRTVRCLRDTVLLLHSLSQKDKLFTVHCVEVLHQYDQVMPGVSMLIRGLPDVTDCEVAEGARPGRGRD